A portion of the Bifidobacterium bifidum ATCC 29521 = JCM 1255 = DSM 20456 genome contains these proteins:
- a CDS encoding NUDIX hydrolase — translation MVGGNVSERRMQPPAVGVSVVILALGPEETAADCRDAMPSRLWLPLVRRVRQPFLGRWALPGGDLRADRSLEQSAYHALETTTDLHPRYLEQLYTFGDPARSHGGLPMVSIVYWALVGKAEAHDFTEADNVRWFPEDELPELAFDHRQIIDYALWRLRNKIEYPDIATKLVGDTFTLRQLHHVYEAITGEAIDVANFRRRMLLSGELEDTGEKLRDGRHRPAAVYRYNPDRSRVSTAPPVGPPRDAPTIEELEGQRIEDALSALMPSARA, via the coding sequence ATGGTCGGCGGAAACGTGTCGGAGCGGCGGATGCAACCGCCGGCCGTCGGGGTCTCCGTGGTGATCCTGGCCCTGGGGCCGGAGGAGACCGCGGCGGATTGCCGTGACGCGATGCCCTCGCGTCTGTGGCTGCCGCTGGTGCGCCGCGTGCGCCAGCCGTTTCTGGGGCGGTGGGCGCTGCCGGGCGGCGATTTGCGCGCCGACCGTTCGCTGGAGCAGTCCGCCTATCACGCGTTGGAGACCACCACGGACCTGCATCCTCGCTACCTTGAACAGCTGTATACGTTCGGCGATCCCGCGCGATCGCACGGTGGCCTGCCGATGGTCTCCATCGTCTACTGGGCGCTGGTCGGCAAGGCCGAAGCCCATGATTTCACCGAGGCGGACAACGTCCGGTGGTTCCCCGAGGACGAGCTTCCCGAACTGGCCTTCGACCATCGGCAGATCATCGACTATGCGTTGTGGCGCCTGCGCAACAAGATCGAATACCCGGATATCGCCACCAAGCTGGTCGGTGACACGTTCACGCTGCGCCAGCTGCATCACGTGTATGAGGCCATAACCGGCGAGGCCATCGACGTGGCGAATTTCCGGCGTCGCATGCTGCTGTCCGGCGAGCTGGAGGATACCGGCGAGAAACTGCGCGATGGCCGCCACCGCCCGGCGGCCGTGTACCGGTACAACCCCGACCGTTCCCGCGTGTCGACGGCCCCGCCCGTCGGGCCGCCACGCGACGCGCCGACCATCGAGGAGCTGGAGGGCCAGCGCATCGAGGACGCGCTGTCCGCGTTGATGCCATCGGCACGCGCATGA
- a CDS encoding segregation and condensation protein A, with protein sequence MSELTEPADGGEIGGDAAVSPGFSVELEVYSGPFDALLSMIANRRLELTEVSLSEITEEFLAYVRTLDLARDMEEASAFLDVASVLVEAKSAALLPHDQTDGERDEQSLEALRERDLLFARLLQYRAFKQAAGDFRARLAANAGRFPHPAYVDERVAAMLPELAWSLGAEDLARIAAQVFANAPASEVSLHQLHVPLVDLRAQAAVVRDRLQALPAGGSMTFVELTRDAHRRVEVVARFLAVLVFFKQGVLQFRQAGPFETLHLRWVEDAQDTGVVDIAEGDFA encoded by the coding sequence ATGAGCGAGTTGACGGAACCTGCCGACGGCGGCGAGATCGGAGGCGATGCCGCCGTCTCCCCGGGATTCTCCGTCGAACTGGAGGTCTATTCGGGGCCTTTCGACGCGCTGCTGTCCATGATCGCGAACCGGCGGCTGGAGCTCACCGAGGTGTCGTTGTCGGAGATCACCGAGGAGTTCCTTGCCTATGTGCGCACGCTGGATCTCGCGCGCGACATGGAGGAGGCGAGCGCGTTCCTCGATGTCGCCTCGGTGCTCGTCGAGGCGAAGAGCGCGGCGCTGCTGCCGCATGACCAGACGGATGGGGAGCGCGACGAGCAGAGTCTCGAAGCGCTGCGTGAGCGTGACCTGCTGTTCGCCAGGCTGTTGCAGTATCGTGCGTTCAAACAGGCGGCCGGCGATTTTCGCGCCCGGCTCGCTGCCAATGCCGGCAGGTTCCCGCATCCGGCATATGTCGATGAACGTGTCGCGGCGATGCTGCCGGAGCTTGCATGGTCGCTGGGCGCAGAGGACTTGGCGCGCATCGCCGCACAGGTGTTCGCCAACGCGCCGGCCAGCGAGGTGTCGCTGCATCAGCTGCATGTGCCGCTTGTCGACCTGCGCGCGCAGGCGGCGGTCGTGCGCGACCGGTTGCAGGCGTTGCCGGCCGGCGGTTCGATGACGTTCGTGGAATTGACGCGTGACGCACACCGCCGTGTAGAGGTGGTCGCGCGTTTTCTGGCGGTTCTGGTGTTCTTCAAGCAAGGCGTGCTGCAGTTTCGGCAGGCCGGGCCATTCGAGACGCTGCATCTGCGCTGGGTCGAAGACGCCCAGGACACCGGTGTGGTCGACATCGCGGAGGGGGACTTCGCATGA
- the scpB gene encoding SMC-Scp complex subunit ScpB, with protein sequence MDAQFTAEDFPGGLRACMEAILMVADQPQHAADLARVLGVGEQEARAALERLRSQYDEEGRGFELRHTARGWQFASRAQYEQVVSAFVTDGQTARLSQAALEALAIVAYKQPVTRAQVAAIRGVNSDGVIRSLTVRGLVREDGVDEDSRAALLVTSGLFLEHLGLESLDQLPPLAPFLPERETTNVPDGE encoded by the coding sequence ATGGATGCGCAATTCACGGCGGAGGACTTTCCGGGTGGTCTGAGGGCCTGCATGGAGGCGATTCTGATGGTCGCCGACCAGCCGCAGCACGCCGCCGACCTGGCGCGGGTTCTGGGCGTGGGCGAGCAGGAGGCTCGTGCCGCGCTGGAGCGTCTGCGCTCGCAGTATGACGAGGAGGGGCGCGGCTTCGAGCTGCGGCATACCGCGCGTGGCTGGCAGTTCGCGAGCCGGGCGCAATACGAGCAGGTGGTGTCGGCGTTCGTGACTGACGGGCAGACCGCGCGCCTGTCGCAGGCAGCGTTGGAGGCGCTGGCCATCGTGGCGTACAAGCAGCCTGTGACGCGCGCCCAGGTCGCGGCGATCCGCGGCGTGAACTCCGACGGCGTGATTCGTTCGCTGACAGTGCGCGGACTGGTCCGCGAGGATGGCGTGGACGAGGATTCCCGGGCCGCGCTGCTGGTAACCTCCGGCCTGTTCCTGGAACATCTCGGATTGGAGTCGCTCGACCAGCTGCCCCCGCTCGCCCCATTCCTGCCCGAACGCGAGACCACCAACGTCCCCGACGGCGAATAG
- the infC gene encoding translation initiation factor IF-3 codes for MRIGVIISDEPRINDEIRVSQVRLIGPNGEQVGVIATSVALNLAKEANLDLVEVAPNAKPPVAKLIDYGKFKYNEKIKAREARRNQSTAEIKEIRFRLKIDDHDFEVKKGHVVRFLNGGDKVKVTIMLRGREQSRPIGGVELLQRLAADVEEYGTVESRPKQEGRNIIMTLAPKGKKVHTQSEQRRRGDQSRAERQARQAARLAAKQEAQSQAAAASAAAIDDQDKTSETK; via the coding sequence ATGAGGATTGGAGTCATCATTAGCGACGAACCACGTATCAATGACGAGATTCGCGTCTCGCAGGTACGCCTGATCGGCCCGAACGGCGAGCAGGTGGGAGTCATCGCGACCTCGGTCGCGCTCAACCTGGCGAAGGAAGCGAACCTCGATCTCGTCGAGGTGGCGCCCAACGCCAAGCCTCCCGTCGCCAAGCTGATCGATTACGGCAAGTTCAAGTACAACGAGAAGATCAAGGCCCGTGAGGCCCGCCGTAACCAGAGCACCGCCGAAATCAAGGAGATCCGCTTCCGCCTGAAGATCGATGATCACGATTTCGAGGTCAAGAAGGGCCATGTGGTCAGGTTCCTCAACGGCGGCGACAAGGTCAAGGTGACCATCATGCTGCGCGGCCGCGAGCAGTCCCGCCCCATCGGCGGCGTCGAACTGCTGCAGCGTCTGGCCGCAGACGTCGAGGAGTACGGCACCGTCGAGTCCCGGCCGAAGCAGGAAGGCCGCAACATCATCATGACGCTTGCGCCCAAGGGCAAGAAGGTGCACACCCAGTCCGAGCAGCGCCGCCGCGGCGACCAGTCGCGCGCCGAGCGCCAGGCCCGTCAGGCCGCCCGCCTCGCCGCCAAGCAGGAGGCGCAGAGCCAGGCAGCGGCGGCGTCCGCAGCCGCGATCGACGACCAAGACAAGACTTCCGAAACGAAGTAA
- a CDS encoding cysteine desulfurase family protein, whose product MTDTPNASGEPDELYLDAAATEPVTRNVIEAMMPFMTDAYANPASMHQPGKTAARALDAARASFAAGLGARPDDVIFTSGGTESDNLAIKGIAMARMRALGLQPVYGLAGIDDEPSGVNPAQAGEHPAIRRPRIIISSIEHPAVAQSAQWLHEWFGFEVVHIPVDGQAHLDLDALEQELDGEAGERTTLVSAILANNEVGTVEPVEELVRIAHAHGVPIHVDAVQAAGQIPIRMRDWDVDALSVSGHKFGTPKGLGALLVRGRTPIEPVLSGGGQERGLRSGTQNVAGAVALAIGLNESNARMAAQYRELTDSRDMLIDAVRRVVPRAELTGDPVSRLPGHASFIFPGVTGEALLVDLDARGIAASSGSACAIGRHEIPGTLLAMGLEPQIAKSALRMTFRRPLTREEIERISMALEDSYTELTY is encoded by the coding sequence ATGACTGACACTCCCAATGCATCCGGCGAACCCGACGAGCTGTATCTGGACGCCGCTGCCACCGAGCCGGTGACCAGGAACGTCATCGAGGCGATGATGCCGTTCATGACCGACGCATACGCGAACCCGGCAAGCATGCATCAACCCGGCAAGACGGCGGCGAGGGCGCTTGATGCCGCCCGCGCCTCGTTCGCCGCCGGTCTCGGCGCTCGCCCGGACGACGTGATCTTCACTTCCGGCGGCACCGAGTCGGACAATCTGGCCATCAAGGGCATCGCCATGGCACGTATGCGCGCACTCGGCCTGCAGCCGGTCTACGGTCTTGCCGGAATCGATGACGAGCCGTCCGGCGTGAACCCCGCGCAGGCCGGTGAACATCCGGCGATCCGCCGTCCGCGCATCATCATCTCATCCATCGAGCACCCGGCCGTCGCGCAATCGGCGCAATGGCTGCACGAATGGTTCGGCTTCGAAGTCGTGCACATTCCCGTGGACGGTCAGGCTCACCTCGACCTTGACGCGCTCGAACAGGAGCTCGACGGCGAGGCCGGTGAACGCACCACGCTGGTTTCCGCCATACTGGCCAACAACGAGGTCGGCACCGTCGAACCCGTGGAGGAGCTGGTCCGCATCGCCCACGCGCACGGGGTTCCCATTCATGTGGACGCCGTGCAGGCGGCCGGGCAGATTCCCATCCGCATGCGCGATTGGGATGTGGACGCGCTGAGCGTGTCCGGACACAAGTTCGGTACGCCCAAGGGACTGGGGGCGCTGCTGGTCCGCGGTCGAACCCCGATCGAGCCGGTGCTTTCCGGCGGCGGTCAGGAGCGCGGGCTGCGCTCCGGCACGCAGAACGTGGCCGGTGCGGTGGCGCTCGCCATAGGGCTCAACGAGTCGAACGCGCGCATGGCGGCGCAGTACCGGGAGCTGACAGATTCCCGCGACATGCTGATTGACGCCGTGCGGCGGGTGGTGCCTCGCGCCGAACTCACCGGCGACCCGGTCAGTCGTCTGCCGGGACATGCGTCATTCATTTTCCCCGGAGTCACCGGCGAAGCTCTGCTTGTCGATCTGGACGCCCGAGGCATAGCCGCCTCGTCCGGATCCGCCTGCGCCATTGGCCGTCACGAGATTCCCGGCACGCTGCTTGCCATGGGGCTGGAACCGCAGATCGCCAAATCCGCCCTGCGTATGACATTCCGCCGTCCCCTCACACGGGAGGAAATCGAGCGCATCTCCATGGCCTTGGAAGACTCCTACACCGAGCTGACGTATTAG
- a CDS encoding ParA family protein, with translation MPTDLLGREYETFPAPKPLSQHGPARIIAICNQKGGVGKTTSSINIAGALSQYGRRCLIVDFDPQGAATVGLGINANAVENTVYTALFDPSIDPHEIVQHTDFENLDIMPANIDLSAAEVQLVTEVGREQILASVLRKLRNEYDVIIVDCQPSLGLLTVNALTAADGVIIPVAAEFFALRGVALLMQSIEKVQSRINPDLQVYGVLVTMFTRTLHCEEVLQRIYEAFQDKVFHSVISRSIKLPDATVAAAPITIYAPGHKTAKEYREVSRELIARGIVA, from the coding sequence ATGCCTACTGATCTGCTTGGACGAGAATACGAGACGTTCCCCGCGCCGAAACCGCTGTCGCAGCACGGTCCCGCGCGCATCATCGCCATATGCAACCAGAAAGGCGGGGTGGGCAAGACCACCAGTTCCATCAACATCGCCGGCGCGCTCAGCCAGTACGGGCGCCGTTGCCTGATCGTCGACTTCGACCCGCAAGGAGCCGCGACAGTCGGCCTCGGCATCAACGCGAACGCTGTCGAGAACACCGTGTATACTGCGCTGTTCGACCCGTCGATCGATCCGCACGAGATCGTACAGCACACGGATTTCGAGAATCTGGACATCATGCCGGCGAACATCGACCTGTCCGCCGCCGAGGTGCAGCTGGTCACCGAAGTCGGTCGCGAGCAGATCCTCGCCAGCGTGCTGCGAAAGCTCCGCAACGAATACGACGTGATCATCGTCGACTGCCAGCCGTCGCTGGGCCTGCTCACCGTGAACGCCTTGACCGCCGCGGACGGCGTGATCATCCCGGTCGCCGCGGAGTTCTTCGCGCTGCGCGGTGTGGCGCTGCTCATGCAATCCATCGAGAAGGTGCAGTCGCGCATCAACCCCGACCTGCAGGTCTACGGCGTGCTGGTCACCATGTTCACGCGCACCCTGCACTGCGAGGAGGTGCTGCAGCGCATCTACGAGGCGTTCCAGGACAAGGTGTTCCATTCGGTCATCTCGCGGTCCATCAAGCTGCCGGACGCCACCGTGGCCGCCGCCCCGATCACGATCTACGCTCCCGGCCACAAGACCGCGAAGGAATACCGCGAGGTGTCGCGCGAGCTGATCGCCCGCGGCATCGTCGCGTGA
- the xerD gene encoding site-specific tyrosine recombinase XerD: MYNGSTRLLDQFIAHISVERGLARATVRAYESDLRRYLSWLAHTRGITDPDAIGKADIEEYVAQLDSDGDSARSKARRLASIHEFHRFALAQHAVSDDVSATVKAPKSAQMLPDVLTIDEVSRLLDAIPDPHGTDAARGRAGIGALPDAVLLRDRALIEFMYATGCRVSEAVGMNLDDIDIDDAHVARLTGKGSKQRLVPLGEYACRALRRYLAEGRGTLEGRAKGTPDRRAVFLNKRGRRLSRQSVWEVIKLAGERAGIDRPLHPHTLRHSFATHLIQGGADVRTVQELLGHASVTTTQIYTHVSPETLIEAYLTSHPRAR; encoded by the coding sequence ATGTACAACGGATCCACCCGGCTTCTTGACCAGTTCATCGCGCATATCTCCGTCGAACGCGGACTGGCCAGGGCGACCGTGCGGGCATACGAATCCGATCTTCGCCGCTATCTCTCGTGGCTCGCGCACACGCGCGGCATCACCGATCCCGATGCCATCGGCAAAGCCGACATCGAGGAGTACGTGGCGCAGCTGGATTCGGACGGCGACAGCGCGCGCAGCAAGGCGAGGAGGCTTGCCAGCATCCACGAGTTCCACCGGTTCGCCCTCGCGCAGCACGCCGTGAGCGACGACGTGTCCGCCACGGTCAAGGCACCCAAGAGCGCGCAGATGCTGCCGGATGTGCTGACGATCGACGAGGTCTCCCGCCTGCTCGACGCGATTCCCGACCCGCACGGCACCGACGCGGCGCGGGGGAGAGCTGGCATCGGAGCGTTGCCGGACGCCGTGCTGCTGCGTGACAGGGCGCTGATCGAATTCATGTACGCCACCGGATGCCGCGTCTCCGAAGCGGTCGGAATGAATCTGGACGACATCGACATCGACGACGCGCATGTGGCGCGGCTGACGGGCAAAGGATCCAAGCAGCGACTCGTCCCGCTCGGCGAATACGCATGTCGCGCGCTGCGCCGATACCTCGCCGAGGGGCGCGGCACGCTGGAGGGCCGCGCCAAGGGCACGCCGGACCGCCGCGCGGTATTCCTCAACAAACGGGGACGCCGGCTGTCTCGCCAGTCGGTATGGGAGGTCATCAAACTGGCGGGGGAGCGGGCCGGCATCGATCGTCCGCTTCACCCGCACACGCTCCGGCACTCTTTCGCCACGCACCTGATCCAGGGCGGCGCCGACGTGCGCACCGTGCAGGAACTGCTCGGCCATGCCTCGGTCACCACCACGCAGATATACACGCACGTCAGCCCGGAGACCTTGATTGAGGCGTACCTCACCTCGCATCCGCGCGCGCGGTGA
- the nadA gene encoding quinolinate synthase NadA, with amino-acid sequence MSATLSALSVDEIIARLGAQSTCDAGLTQDPWHFDTTKPSYGPGASMLDKLPHNAPRQQVLPEEYRNASDEELQERIRSAKSRLGSKLLILGHFYQRDEIICHADYVGDSFQLAKNATQCPDADHIVFCGVHFMAETADILSTPEQTVTLPNLSAGCSMADMANIDQVEEAWSQLGEICGTKPDADGRQQIIPVTYMNSSAALKAFCGRNGGIVCTSSNAHAVLEWAFARGKRVLFFPDQHLGRNTARAMGIPLSEMPLWDPYKAQGGATDPSDYAKAKMILWKGFCSVHQRFTVEQIEKARAAFPGVKVIVHPECSMQVVDAADGTGSTAYIVKEIANAPAGSAIAVGTEINLVNRLAAQYPDKTVFCLDPVVCPCSTMYRIHPAYLAWALENIEQGNIVNRITVDDDTAREAKVALERMLQVHP; translated from the coding sequence ATGAGCGCAACATTGTCCGCCCTGTCAGTGGATGAGATCATCGCCCGCCTCGGTGCGCAGAGCACCTGCGACGCCGGCCTGACCCAGGATCCGTGGCATTTCGACACCACCAAGCCCAGCTACGGGCCGGGCGCGTCCATGCTCGACAAGCTGCCGCACAACGCACCTCGCCAGCAGGTGCTGCCGGAGGAGTACCGCAACGCCTCCGACGAGGAGCTGCAGGAGCGCATTCGCTCGGCCAAGTCCCGTCTCGGCAGCAAGCTACTGATTCTGGGGCATTTCTACCAGCGTGACGAGATCATCTGCCACGCCGATTACGTGGGCGACTCGTTCCAGCTGGCCAAGAACGCCACGCAGTGCCCGGACGCCGACCACATCGTGTTCTGCGGCGTGCATTTCATGGCCGAGACCGCCGACATCCTCTCCACGCCGGAGCAGACTGTGACGCTGCCGAACCTCTCCGCCGGCTGCTCGATGGCCGACATGGCCAACATCGACCAGGTCGAGGAGGCCTGGAGCCAGCTCGGCGAGATCTGCGGCACCAAGCCCGACGCGGACGGCAGGCAGCAGATCATCCCGGTCACCTACATGAACTCGTCCGCGGCTTTGAAGGCGTTCTGCGGACGCAACGGCGGCATCGTGTGCACCTCGTCCAACGCGCACGCCGTGCTTGAATGGGCGTTCGCGCGCGGTAAGCGCGTACTGTTCTTCCCCGACCAGCATCTGGGCCGCAACACCGCCCGCGCGATGGGCATTCCGCTGAGCGAGATGCCGCTGTGGGACCCGTACAAGGCGCAGGGCGGCGCGACCGACCCGTCCGACTACGCCAAGGCCAAGATGATCCTGTGGAAGGGCTTCTGCTCGGTGCACCAGCGCTTCACCGTCGAACAGATCGAGAAGGCGCGCGCCGCGTTCCCGGGCGTCAAGGTGATCGTGCACCCGGAGTGCTCGATGCAGGTCGTGGACGCGGCCGACGGCACCGGCTCCACCGCGTACATCGTCAAGGAGATCGCCAACGCGCCGGCCGGATCGGCCATCGCCGTGGGCACCGAGATCAACCTCGTGAACCGCCTGGCCGCGCAGTACCCCGACAAGACCGTGTTCTGCCTGGATCCGGTGGTCTGCCCGTGCTCCACGATGTACCGCATCCACCCGGCGTACCTCGCCTGGGCGCTGGAGAACATCGAACAGGGCAACATCGTCAACCGCATCACCGTGGACGACGACACCGCACGCGAGGCAAAGGTGGCTCTGGAGCGCATGCTCCAGGTGCACCCGTGA
- the rpmI gene encoding 50S ribosomal protein L35 produces MPKMKTNSAASKRVRVTGSGKLMHAGSAMRHNLEHKSARKRRALKADGVLATAQSKNMKKLLGR; encoded by the coding sequence ATGCCGAAGATGAAAACCAATTCCGCCGCGTCCAAGCGCGTCCGTGTCACCGGCTCGGGCAAGCTGATGCATGCAGGCAGCGCCATGCGCCACAATCTTGAGCACAAGTCCGCTCGCAAGCGTCGTGCGCTGAAGGCCGACGGCGTGCTGGCCACGGCCCAGTCCAAGAACATGAAGAAGCTGCTGGGCCGCTGA
- the rplT gene encoding 50S ribosomal protein L20 produces the protein MARVKRAVNAHKKRRVVLERASGYRGQRSRLYRKAKEQLLHSFTYNFRDRKARKGDFRKLWIQRINAAVRAEGITYNRFIQGLHLAGIELDRRALAELAVSDPETFKAIVEQAKAALPEDVNAPVEA, from the coding sequence ATGGCACGTGTCAAGCGCGCAGTGAACGCCCACAAGAAGCGTCGCGTCGTTCTCGAAAGGGCCTCCGGCTACCGTGGCCAGCGCTCCCGTCTGTACCGCAAGGCCAAGGAGCAGCTGCTGCACTCCTTTACCTACAACTTCCGCGACCGCAAGGCTCGCAAGGGTGACTTCCGCAAGCTGTGGATCCAGCGCATCAACGCCGCCGTCCGCGCCGAAGGCATCACCTACAACCGCTTCATCCAGGGTCTGCACCTGGCCGGCATCGAGCTGGACCGCCGCGCCCTCGCCGAGCTGGCCGTCTCCGATCCCGAGACCTTCAAGGCCATCGTCGAGCAGGCCAAGGCCGCTCTGCCCGAGGACGTCAACGCTCCGGTCGAGGCCTGA
- the nadB gene encoding L-aspartate oxidase: MSNAEIVVVGAGVAGLSAALAVADAGQDVTLVTKADLVESNTYHAQGGIAAAVFADDDPKLHAADTMAAGHGLCEPRAVEILTREGADRVRQFAAAGVHFDRDAQGHMLRGLEAAHSRARVVHAGGDATGKVVELDVSAMVRANPLIHIIEHAFLEDLIVRDGAIAGVRLLVRGGETFRSADMAASRVILATGGAGRLYPYTTNPAVATADGLAAAWRAGAQVADVEFYQFHPTAMAVGEHFLVSEAVRGEGAVLLDEHGERYMTRVDERAELAPRDVVARENFRVMQAQGGKPVMLDVSPMRRENPDLAEFLRHRFPTIDAYTRSLGFDWSKEPIPVAPAAHYYMGGIRTDLEGRASIPGLYAAGECARTGVMGSNRLASNSLLEGLVYGRRAGLAAVNDPAGSVWNPVWFSNSATSRIVSDTPVELSMPAPDERAGANGRPAIWDRTRIQNTMWAGVGVLRDGDGLRQAIDQLGTGLALADADATEPAATACEPDPITRLENRNLLTVGYVEANAALRRTESRGAHARTDYPESCDEWAQSIAYINA, translated from the coding sequence ATGAGCAACGCTGAAATCGTCGTAGTCGGCGCGGGCGTCGCGGGCCTTTCCGCGGCGCTGGCGGTGGCCGATGCCGGCCAGGACGTGACGCTGGTCACCAAGGCCGACCTGGTGGAATCCAACACCTACCATGCGCAGGGCGGCATCGCCGCGGCGGTCTTCGCCGACGACGACCCGAAACTGCACGCGGCCGACACGATGGCCGCGGGGCATGGTCTGTGCGAGCCCCGTGCCGTGGAGATACTGACCCGCGAGGGCGCCGACCGTGTGCGGCAGTTCGCCGCCGCGGGCGTGCATTTCGATCGTGACGCGCAAGGCCACATGCTGCGTGGCCTCGAAGCCGCGCATTCGCGGGCCCGTGTCGTGCACGCCGGGGGAGACGCCACCGGCAAGGTGGTCGAACTGGATGTGTCCGCCATGGTGCGGGCCAATCCGCTCATCCACATCATCGAGCATGCGTTCCTTGAGGATTTGATTGTGCGCGACGGCGCCATCGCCGGCGTGCGGCTGCTCGTCAGGGGCGGCGAGACATTCCGCAGCGCCGACATGGCCGCTTCACGAGTCATCCTCGCCACCGGTGGCGCCGGACGTCTCTACCCGTACACCACCAATCCGGCCGTCGCCACCGCGGATGGTCTGGCGGCCGCATGGCGTGCCGGCGCACAGGTCGCCGACGTGGAGTTCTACCAGTTCCACCCCACCGCGATGGCCGTGGGCGAGCACTTCCTCGTTTCCGAGGCGGTACGCGGCGAGGGCGCGGTGCTGCTCGACGAGCACGGCGAACGGTACATGACCCGTGTCGACGAGCGCGCCGAACTCGCGCCGCGCGACGTGGTGGCCCGCGAGAACTTCCGCGTCATGCAGGCGCAGGGCGGCAAGCCCGTGATGCTCGACGTCTCGCCGATGCGCCGCGAGAACCCGGATCTGGCCGAGTTCCTGCGTCACCGGTTCCCGACCATCGACGCCTATACGCGTTCTCTCGGCTTCGACTGGAGCAAGGAGCCGATTCCGGTCGCGCCCGCCGCGCACTACTACATGGGCGGCATCCGCACCGATCTGGAAGGCCGCGCGAGCATCCCCGGCCTGTATGCGGCCGGCGAATGCGCCCGCACCGGCGTGATGGGATCCAACCGGCTCGCGTCGAACTCGCTGCTTGAAGGACTGGTGTACGGTCGTCGCGCCGGGCTCGCCGCCGTGAACGATCCGGCCGGTTCCGTGTGGAATCCGGTCTGGTTCTCCAACTCGGCCACCAGCCGCATCGTCAGCGACACACCGGTCGAGCTGAGCATGCCGGCACCCGATGAGCGTGCCGGGGCCAATGGCCGGCCTGCCATCTGGGATCGCACCCGCATCCAGAACACGATGTGGGCCGGCGTGGGCGTGTTGCGCGACGGCGACGGCCTGCGCCAGGCCATCGACCAGCTCGGCACCGGCCTGGCGCTGGCCGATGCCGACGCGACGGAACCCGCTGCCACGGCCTGTGAGCCTGACCCGATCACCCGCCTGGAAAACCGCAACCTGCTCACCGTCGGCTACGTCGAGGCCAACGCCGCGCTGCGCCGCACCGAGTCGCGCGGCGCCCACGCCCGCACCGACTATCCCGAGTCATGCGACGAGTGGGCGCAATCCATCGCCTACATCAACGCCTAG
- the nadC gene encoding carboxylating nicotinate-nucleotide diphosphorylase, with protein sequence MLTQHIIRTAVEAALAEDAPYGDITCETTIPADETGSAHLTARERGVMSGIAVFTAAFTAQNPGIGVSPLIADGERFQRGQILATVEGPVRDLLAAERIALNFTQRMSGIATMTASFVDAVNAIYDDGHDGTVTRPHRYERTRIVDTRKTTPGLRPFEKYAVVCGGGHNHRYGLSDAVMMKDNHLAALAARGIDLTGAIRHVREQVGHTTHIEVEVDRLEQIPAVLAGGADTIMLDNFSLDDTRRGVDIINGKAIVEASGNMSMERVPAVAATGVDVISVGALTHSVRSIDLGLDWN encoded by the coding sequence ATGCTTACGCAACACATCATCCGCACCGCCGTCGAGGCGGCGCTCGCCGAAGACGCGCCCTACGGCGACATCACCTGCGAGACCACAATCCCCGCGGACGAAACCGGCTCGGCGCACCTCACCGCACGCGAGAGGGGCGTGATGAGCGGCATCGCCGTGTTCACGGCCGCCTTCACGGCGCAAAATCCCGGTATCGGCGTCTCGCCCCTGATCGCGGACGGGGAGCGATTCCAGCGCGGCCAGATCCTCGCCACCGTGGAAGGTCCGGTACGTGACCTGCTCGCCGCCGAACGCATCGCCCTCAACTTCACCCAGCGCATGAGCGGCATCGCCACCATGACCGCCTCCTTCGTGGACGCGGTCAACGCCATCTACGATGACGGACATGACGGGACCGTCACCCGGCCGCATCGCTACGAGCGCACTCGCATCGTCGACACGCGCAAAACCACCCCCGGCCTGCGCCCGTTCGAGAAATACGCCGTGGTCTGCGGCGGAGGCCACAACCACCGTTACGGGCTGTCCGACGCGGTGATGATGAAGGACAATCATCTGGCGGCGCTCGCCGCACGCGGCATCGACCTGACCGGCGCGATCCGCCACGTGCGCGAACAGGTGGGCCACACCACGCATATCGAAGTGGAAGTCGACCGGCTTGAGCAGATTCCCGCCGTGCTCGCCGGCGGTGCGGACACCATCATGCTCGACAACTTCTCGCTCGATGACACCCGCCGCGGCGTAGATATCATCAACGGCAAGGCCATCGTGGAAGCCAGCGGCAACATGAGCATGGAGCGCGTGCCGGCCGTGGCCGCCACCGGTGTGGACGTGATCTCAGTGGGCGCGCTGACGCACAGCGTACGCAGCATCGACCTCGGATTGGACTGGAACTAG